In Halobaculum sp. XH14, a single genomic region encodes these proteins:
- a CDS encoding OBG GTPase family GTP-binding protein, translated as MGLEEEIEDLREEIAETPYNKSTEGHIGRLKAKLAEKKEKLENQSSSGGGQGYAVEKTGDATVALVGFPSVGKSTLINAITNADSEVGSYEFTTLNVNPGMLQYRGANIQILDVPGLIEGAAGGRGGGKEVLSVVRTADLVVFLLSVFEIDQYERLGTELYENKIRLDVDPPNISVRKTHKDGIRVTMGDGVSLEEETVKSVLREHGFVNAAVTIPHDLTIDELIDGVMDNRVYLPSMVAVNKADLIDEDYLPTVEAELREHDLDPEKVTFISAEEGRGLDGLKDRIWERLGLIRIYMDKPGRGVDYEEPLVLRAGDTVADACSKLGGEFEERFRFARVSGPSAKHDEQQVGTGHELADEDVLRLVTRK; from the coding sequence ATGGGACTGGAGGAGGAGATCGAGGACCTCCGCGAGGAGATCGCCGAAACCCCGTACAACAAGTCCACGGAGGGCCACATCGGGCGGCTGAAGGCGAAGCTCGCGGAGAAGAAGGAGAAGCTGGAGAACCAGTCCTCCTCCGGCGGCGGGCAGGGGTACGCCGTCGAGAAGACCGGCGACGCGACGGTCGCGCTCGTCGGCTTCCCCTCGGTCGGCAAGTCCACGCTCATCAACGCCATCACGAACGCCGACAGCGAGGTCGGCTCCTACGAGTTCACGACCCTGAACGTGAACCCCGGAATGTTGCAGTACCGCGGCGCGAACATCCAGATCCTCGACGTTCCGGGGCTCATCGAGGGCGCGGCGGGCGGGCGCGGCGGCGGGAAGGAGGTGCTCTCGGTCGTCCGCACGGCCGACCTCGTCGTCTTCCTGCTCTCGGTGTTCGAGATCGACCAGTACGAACGGCTCGGGACGGAACTGTACGAGAACAAGATCCGCCTCGACGTCGACCCGCCGAACATCTCCGTCCGGAAGACGCACAAGGACGGCATCCGGGTGACGATGGGCGACGGCGTCTCGCTGGAGGAGGAGACGGTCAAGAGCGTCCTCCGCGAGCACGGCTTCGTCAACGCCGCGGTGACCATCCCGCACGACCTCACCATCGACGAACTCATCGACGGCGTGATGGACAACCGGGTGTACCTCCCCTCGATGGTCGCGGTCAACAAGGCCGACCTCATCGACGAGGACTACCTGCCGACCGTGGAGGCGGAACTCCGCGAGCACGACCTCGACCCCGAGAAGGTGACGTTCATCTCCGCCGAGGAGGGCCGGGGCCTGGACGGCCTGAAGGACCGCATCTGGGAGCGGCTGGGGCTCATCCGCATCTACATGGACAAGCCGGGCCGCGGCGTCGACTACGAGGAGCCGCTCGTGCTCCGCGCGGGCGACACGGTCGCGGACGCCTGCTCGAAGCTCGGCGGCGAGTTCGAGGAGCGCTTCCGGTTCGCACGCGTCTCCGGGCCGAGCGCGAAACACGACGAACAGCAGGTCGGGACCGGCCACGAACTCGCCGACGAGGACGTACTGCGGCTGGTCACCCGGAAGTGA
- a CDS encoding DUF7344 domain-containing protein — protein MPRASTVERGGTESGTMRTGTRAGEPGGGSTSTDPPPSPERTDLPRDLVFRLLSATRRRRVLEVLDENGGAATLGVAAERVAAAENGVPVERLSSDQRKRVYVGLYQNHLPKLDDANVIDFDPARGRIELGERADLLFPYLYFDPDAAERTPSDGGPGGLDRLHALAAALVNRVPL, from the coding sequence ATGCCACGAGCATCCACCGTCGAGAGGGGGGGAACCGAATCAGGGACGATGCGGACCGGAACGCGAGCGGGTGAGCCGGGGGGCGGGTCGACATCCACCGACCCGCCACCGTCCCCGGAGAGGACCGACCTCCCGCGGGACCTCGTGTTCAGGCTGCTGTCGGCCACTCGCCGACGCAGGGTACTCGAAGTTCTGGACGAGAACGGCGGCGCCGCGACGCTGGGGGTCGCAGCCGAACGTGTCGCCGCCGCGGAGAACGGCGTGCCGGTCGAACGGCTCTCCTCGGACCAGCGAAAGCGCGTCTACGTCGGGCTCTACCAGAACCACCTGCCGAAACTCGACGACGCGAACGTGATCGACTTCGACCCCGCGAGGGGGAGGATCGAACTCGGGGAACGAGCCGACCTGCTGTTCCCCTACCTCTACTTCGACCCCGACGCGGCCGAGCGAACGCCGTCGGACGGGGGACCCGGCGGCCTCGACCGACTACACGCGCTCGCTGCCGCGCTCGTGAACCGGGTTCCGCTGTGA
- a CDS encoding VOC family protein codes for MAFTLDHVMARVEDLDEALDFYQGHFGYEEKGRWDAETFTNVHLGPPDAHEDGATLELTYNHDGRSYEMGDGWGHIAVRVDDVHDAYEELMDAGVEDYRDPESCGGRYAFVKDPDGHEIEIVQRDYGARWSLDHTMIRVEDVTEALGYWLRTFEYGHAGRWEADTFANYFMKPEGAADEEMSVELTYNYDGRTYDLGDAWGHLAVRVDDLEEDWATVLERGSEDYRDPESCDNRYAFTKDQDGHEIELV; via the coding sequence ATGGCATTCACGCTCGACCACGTGATGGCGCGCGTCGAGGACCTGGACGAGGCGCTCGACTTCTACCAGGGCCACTTCGGCTACGAGGAGAAGGGGCGCTGGGACGCCGAGACGTTCACCAACGTCCACCTCGGCCCGCCGGACGCACACGAGGACGGCGCGACGCTCGAACTCACGTACAACCACGACGGCCGCTCGTACGAGATGGGCGACGGCTGGGGCCACATCGCGGTCCGCGTCGACGACGTCCACGACGCCTACGAGGAGCTGATGGACGCGGGCGTGGAGGACTACCGCGACCCCGAGTCCTGCGGCGGCCGCTACGCGTTCGTCAAGGACCCCGACGGCCACGAGATCGAGATCGTCCAGCGGGACTACGGCGCGCGCTGGTCGCTCGACCACACGATGATCCGCGTCGAGGACGTCACGGAGGCGCTGGGCTACTGGCTCCGCACGTTCGAGTACGGACACGCCGGCCGCTGGGAGGCCGACACGTTCGCCAACTACTTCATGAAGCCCGAGGGCGCGGCCGACGAGGAGATGTCGGTCGAACTCACGTACAACTACGACGGCCGCACCTACGACCTGGGCGACGCCTGGGGCCACCTCGCGGTCCGCGTGGACGACCTGGAGGAGGACTGGGCGACGGTGCTCGAGCGCGGCTCGGAGGACTACCGCGATCCGGAGTCGTGTGACAACCGGTACGCGTTCACGAAGGACCAGGACGGCCACGAGATCGAACTGGTCTGA
- a CDS encoding DUF7541 family protein: MDENPGLSDQYRMASPWPLFVALGLPIAELGLLFGLIPLAVGGVILFGGSIAGMLAESGYAGTAWRALGVIALLAVALGGAFVWADPLTGAALAPRGYATIGAGVVMLLAALAGELLSF; this comes from the coding sequence ATGGACGAGAACCCGGGCCTGAGCGACCAGTACCGGATGGCGAGCCCGTGGCCGCTGTTCGTGGCGCTGGGGCTCCCCATCGCCGAACTGGGTCTGCTGTTCGGGCTCATCCCGCTGGCCGTCGGCGGGGTCATCCTCTTTGGCGGAAGCATCGCGGGAATGCTCGCCGAGTCGGGGTACGCCGGGACGGCCTGGCGGGCGCTCGGCGTCATCGCCCTCCTCGCGGTCGCGCTCGGCGGCGCGTTCGTGTGGGCGGACCCGCTGACCGGGGCCGCGCTCGCGCCGCGCGGCTACGCCACGATCGGTGCCGGGGTCGTCATGCTGCTGGCCGCGCTGGCGGGCGAACTGCTCTCGTTTTGA
- a CDS encoding HEAT repeat domain-containing protein produces MSLYTLARDNDMEELCERAKHSDSPAVRRRAALMLGDVGDMEDDRTMDVLVHLVTDDDDDKVRAAAVDALDDLGDEALERLLARTADVNPDGADWAAIRAFARALSADIPEFRMAAANALGRIGDGDAVGPLVKRLDDPDPRVRERVCHALGRIGDPRPVGKLEAKLEDDHGAVKAAAADALGTIATGKALAALVDLLEDENSSIRRVAASALGNASSAEPVPRLAAALGDEHDTVRRAAVFSIIELLANAPTKQSHQVRETVVSELKEADDGTVLGPLVEILEEASQARQRRNAVWFLGRVTSDQPPQLVIDALVETLTDDDKMTAQFAATSITELDGHSVESSLIDLLRDDEAPVEARAKAAFALGDVGGSRAREELDRITDSDVDKQVRKRAFAALSKLGGIRQ; encoded by the coding sequence ATGTCGCTCTACACACTCGCCCGGGACAACGACATGGAGGAGCTCTGTGAGCGGGCCAAACACAGCGACAGCCCCGCGGTCCGGCGCCGCGCGGCGCTGATGCTCGGCGACGTCGGCGACATGGAGGACGACCGGACGATGGACGTGCTCGTCCACCTCGTCACCGACGACGACGACGACAAGGTCCGTGCGGCGGCGGTCGACGCGCTGGACGACCTTGGCGACGAGGCGCTCGAACGGCTGCTCGCCCGGACCGCGGACGTCAACCCCGACGGCGCTGACTGGGCGGCCATCCGGGCGTTCGCGCGCGCCCTCTCGGCGGACATCCCGGAGTTCCGGATGGCCGCCGCCAACGCGCTGGGTCGCATCGGCGACGGCGACGCGGTCGGCCCGCTCGTGAAGCGACTCGACGACCCGGACCCCCGCGTCCGCGAGCGAGTCTGTCACGCGCTGGGTCGCATCGGCGACCCGCGCCCGGTCGGGAAACTCGAGGCGAAGCTCGAAGACGATCACGGCGCGGTGAAGGCGGCCGCGGCGGACGCGCTGGGCACCATCGCCACGGGGAAGGCGCTCGCGGCGCTGGTGGACCTGCTGGAGGACGAGAACTCCTCGATCCGCCGCGTCGCGGCGAGCGCGCTCGGCAACGCCAGCAGCGCGGAGCCGGTGCCGCGGCTCGCCGCGGCGCTGGGCGACGAGCACGACACCGTCCGCCGGGCGGCCGTCTTCTCGATCATCGAACTGCTGGCGAACGCGCCGACCAAGCAGTCCCACCAGGTGCGGGAGACGGTCGTCTCCGAACTGAAGGAGGCCGACGACGGAACGGTGCTCGGGCCGCTGGTGGAGATCCTGGAGGAGGCGTCCCAGGCCCGCCAGCGCCGCAACGCCGTCTGGTTCCTCGGGCGCGTCACGAGCGACCAGCCGCCACAGCTCGTCATCGACGCGCTGGTCGAGACGCTCACCGACGACGACAAGATGACCGCGCAGTTCGCGGCCACGAGCATCACCGAACTGGATGGCCACAGCGTCGAGTCGTCGCTCATCGACCTCCTGCGGGACGACGAGGCGCCGGTCGAGGCGCGCGCCAAGGCGGCGTTCGCGCTCGGCGACGTCGGCGGGTCGCGGGCCCGCGAGGAGCTGGACCGAATCACTGATAGCGACGTGGACAAGCAGGTCCGGAAACGGGCCTTCGCCGCCCTCTCGAAGCTCGGAGGCATCAGACAATGA
- a CDS encoding DUF6684 family protein: MARIFDRETLLDLTVNVIPLGIILFFAVGFLIFNPWASLDQFGQLVAMGLLVVPFVALALLTYVSGKAIAGDEKRAEMYFQGQATMDDARTRAEAEAHGDEAPEGDLADGEPSTVEDGETAEESAASGSETGSR; encoded by the coding sequence ATGGCACGCATCTTCGACAGGGAGACCCTGCTGGACCTGACGGTCAACGTCATCCCGCTGGGCATCATCCTGTTTTTCGCCGTCGGGTTCCTCATCTTCAACCCGTGGGCGAGCCTCGACCAGTTCGGGCAGCTCGTCGCCATGGGCCTGCTCGTGGTTCCGTTCGTCGCGCTCGCGCTCCTGACGTACGTGTCCGGAAAGGCGATCGCCGGCGACGAGAAGCGCGCCGAGATGTACTTCCAGGGACAGGCGACCATGGATGACGCCCGGACCCGCGCCGAGGCCGAGGCGCACGGCGACGAGGCCCCCGAGGGGGACCTGGCCGATGGGGAACCGAGCACGGTCGAGGACGGCGAGACGGCCGAGGAATCGGCCGCGAGCGGCTCCGAAACCGGCAGCCGGTAG
- a CDS encoding CheF family chemotaxis protein, protein MNKQNDEEYKVADTRGRFAQAVRSGRKVNDVDWTNGRIILSNKRVVMVSNEGKRTIPLSDVEGIGGRFDSSQEVARVSNYVSLRLGEEVFLLTSEHHDEFRTDLYRAFLDRRVIYARHPAVAGGVVQDTEFEQARLKVEPDGISVAQQSGSFVRLELDDIGTLEEAERTVLDEKRTVIEAEHTDEDGTSVQTYLSGEPWHVAVIKSYLKQGQKQTKGSIELSESEREVLMALYSGVSSFEVPNFLGMDVDRVEETFERLIELDVLEEVRTRREVNLMPRGRNIASEAMNEQ, encoded by the coding sequence ATGAACAAGCAGAACGACGAGGAGTACAAGGTCGCAGACACCCGCGGGCGCTTCGCCCAGGCCGTTCGCAGCGGCCGCAAGGTGAACGACGTCGACTGGACGAACGGGCGCATCATCCTCTCGAACAAGCGGGTCGTCATGGTCAGCAACGAGGGGAAGCGAACCATCCCGCTCTCGGACGTGGAGGGGATCGGCGGGCGCTTCGATTCGAGCCAGGAGGTCGCTCGCGTCTCGAACTACGTGAGCCTCCGGCTTGGCGAGGAGGTGTTCCTGCTCACATCCGAGCACCACGACGAGTTCCGGACGGACCTCTACCGAGCATTCCTCGACCGCCGGGTCATCTACGCGCGCCACCCCGCGGTGGCGGGCGGGGTCGTCCAGGACACCGAGTTCGAGCAGGCCCGCCTGAAGGTCGAACCGGACGGCATCAGCGTCGCCCAGCAGAGCGGCTCGTTCGTCCGCCTCGAACTGGACGACATCGGCACGCTGGAGGAGGCAGAGCGCACGGTGCTCGACGAGAAGCGGACCGTCATCGAGGCCGAACACACCGACGAGGACGGCACCAGCGTCCAGACGTACCTCTCGGGCGAGCCGTGGCACGTCGCCGTCATCAAGTCGTACCTCAAGCAGGGGCAAAAACAGACGAAAGGCTCCATCGAGTTGAGCGAGTCCGAGCGCGAGGTGCTGATGGCGCTGTACTCGGGCGTCTCCTCGTTCGAGGTTCCGAACTTCCTGGGCATGGACGTCGACCGCGTCGAGGAGACGTTCGAGCGCCTCATCGAACTCGACGTGTTGGAGGAGGTGCGGACCCGCCGCGAGGTGAACCTGATGCCGCGCGGCCGGAACATCGCCAGCGAGGCGATGAACGAGCAGTGA
- a CDS encoding DUF998 domain-containing protein has translation MTRPRSWLSVAGVAGPTVLLAAFALAAAASPEFDGPTDPFSVAGAGEGVVAVAFNAGLVLGGLLALAFVPWLREEYGRVVALAYGLVAASFAAAGVFPVGSGLHWVAAVAFVGAPVVLLAAAVVDWRAGRPRIAVLVAGLGAVSLGVWLPYDLQMASLQIGYAVAEFLSVAALAAWGGLCAGSLRGADGEPSSADR, from the coding sequence ATGACCCGTCCCCGATCATGGCTGTCGGTCGCTGGCGTCGCGGGGCCGACCGTACTGCTGGCGGCGTTCGCGCTCGCCGCGGCCGCTTCTCCCGAGTTCGACGGTCCGACTGATCCGTTCTCGGTGGCCGGGGCCGGCGAGGGCGTCGTCGCGGTCGCGTTCAACGCGGGGCTCGTGCTCGGCGGCCTGCTCGCGCTCGCGTTCGTGCCCTGGCTCCGCGAGGAGTACGGCCGCGTCGTCGCCCTCGCGTACGGCCTCGTCGCGGCGTCGTTCGCGGCCGCCGGCGTCTTCCCCGTCGGGTCCGGCCTCCACTGGGTCGCGGCGGTCGCGTTCGTCGGCGCTCCGGTCGTGCTGCTGGCGGCCGCCGTCGTCGACTGGCGGGCTGGCCGGCCCAGAATCGCCGTCCTGGTGGCCGGACTGGGTGCAGTCTCGCTCGGCGTCTGGCTCCCGTACGACCTCCAGATGGCCTCCCTGCAGATCGGCTACGCCGTCGCCGAGTTCCTCAGCGTCGCCGCCCTGGCCGCCTGGGGCGGACTGTGTGCCGGGTCACTCCGGGGGGCGGACGGCGAGCCATCGAGCGCCGATCGCTGA
- a CDS encoding DUF7520 family protein, whose product MTGSTDSDDGEDAPAGGGGRRLVLTLYALLVGVGTVGGALVPVFVDELSAPALFGLFTVPLSPLGFALYGGVTVAVVLGVPLSLVVVVSRTVGDPHAIEDG is encoded by the coding sequence ATGACCGGATCGACCGACTCGGACGACGGTGAGGACGCCCCGGCCGGCGGGGGCGGTCGACGGCTCGTCCTCACCCTCTACGCGCTCCTCGTCGGCGTGGGCACCGTCGGCGGCGCGCTCGTGCCGGTGTTCGTCGACGAGCTCTCGGCCCCGGCGCTGTTCGGCCTGTTCACCGTCCCGCTCTCGCCGCTCGGCTTCGCGCTCTACGGCGGCGTGACCGTCGCGGTCGTCCTCGGGGTTCCGCTCTCGCTCGTGGTGGTCGTCTCCCGGACCGTCGGCGACCCCCACGCGATCGAGGACGGGTGA
- a CDS encoding cbb3-type cytochrome c oxidase subunit I, translating to MGAFLVGVAAFLARVEDWRSYTPLGAGGGVGESGYAHREKPAGLIRWLTTVDHKDIGLLYGLYATIAFVVGGLMVMLMRAELTTPAEDVLGSATFYNSLLTSHGITMLFLFGTPIIAAFANYLIPLIIGADDMAFPRINAIAFWLLPPGALLIWAGFFPIPDVIPAQTAWTMYTPLSAGVGAGNQANVGVDLMLLGLHLTGVSATMGAVNFIATIFTERAEEVTWANLDIFSWTILTQSGLILFAFPLLGSALVMLLLDRNFGTTFFAVGGGDPILWQHLFWFFGHPEVYILVLPPMGIISYVLPRFSGRKLFGFKFVVYSTLAIGVLSFGVWAHHMFATGIDPRLRASFMAVSLAIAIPSAVKTFNWITTMWNGDLRLTTPMLFCIGFVSNFIIGGVTGVFLASVPVDLVLHDTYYVVGHFHYIVMGAITFAGMAGIYYWFPLVTGRWYQRSLAKAHFWLWMVGTNITFFAMVLLGYGGMPRRYATYLPQFATLHQITTLGAALLFVGGLIWVYNLFVSWMEGQHVQSGDPWKLADKNLNTAEWDWFERQRETAVVDGGREEDVRADGGEDAEHDGE from the coding sequence ATGGGGGCGTTCCTCGTGGGCGTGGCCGCCTTCCTCGCCAGGGTCGAGGACTGGCGGTCCTACACCCCGCTCGGCGCCGGCGGGGGCGTCGGTGAGTCCGGCTACGCACACCGCGAGAAGCCCGCGGGGCTGATCCGGTGGCTCACCACCGTCGACCACAAGGACATCGGACTTCTGTACGGCCTCTATGCGACCATCGCGTTCGTCGTCGGCGGGCTGATGGTGATGCTCATGCGCGCGGAGCTCACCACCCCCGCCGAGGACGTGCTCGGCTCCGCGACGTTCTACAACTCGCTCCTGACGAGCCACGGCATCACGATGCTGTTCCTGTTCGGGACGCCGATCATCGCGGCGTTCGCGAACTACCTCATCCCGCTCATCATCGGCGCGGACGACATGGCGTTCCCCCGCATCAACGCCATCGCGTTCTGGCTGTTGCCGCCCGGCGCGCTGCTCATCTGGGCGGGCTTCTTCCCGATTCCCGACGTCATCCCGGCCCAGACGGCCTGGACGATGTACACGCCGCTTTCTGCCGGCGTGGGTGCCGGCAACCAGGCGAACGTCGGCGTCGACCTCATGCTGCTGGGGCTCCACCTGACCGGGGTCTCGGCGACGATGGGCGCGGTGAACTTCATCGCGACCATCTTCACCGAGCGCGCCGAGGAGGTCACCTGGGCCAACCTCGACATCTTCTCGTGGACGATCCTCACCCAGTCGGGACTCATCCTGTTCGCGTTCCCGCTGCTCGGGAGCGCGCTGGTCATGTTGCTGCTCGACCGGAACTTCGGGACGACGTTCTTCGCCGTCGGCGGGGGCGATCCCATCCTCTGGCAGCACCTGTTCTGGTTCTTCGGCCACCCGGAGGTGTACATCCTCGTGCTGCCGCCGATGGGGATCATCAGCTACGTCCTGCCGCGGTTCTCGGGCCGGAAGCTGTTCGGCTTCAAGTTCGTCGTCTACTCGACGCTCGCCATCGGCGTGCTCTCCTTCGGCGTCTGGGCCCACCACATGTTCGCCACGGGCATCGACCCGCGGCTCCGCGCCAGCTTCATGGCGGTCTCGCTCGCCATCGCCATCCCCTCGGCGGTGAAGACGTTCAACTGGATCACGACGATGTGGAACGGCGACCTCCGGCTCACCACGCCGATGCTGTTCTGTATCGGCTTCGTCTCCAACTTCATCATCGGCGGGGTCACCGGCGTGTTCCTCGCGTCGGTGCCGGTCGACCTCGTGCTCCACGACACGTACTACGTCGTCGGCCACTTCCACTACATCGTGATGGGCGCGATCACGTTCGCCGGCATGGCGGGCATCTACTACTGGTTCCCGCTCGTCACCGGGCGCTGGTACCAGCGCAGCCTCGCGAAGGCCCACTTCTGGCTCTGGATGGTCGGCACCAACATCACGTTCTTCGCCATGGTGCTGCTGGGCTACGGTGGCATGCCGCGCCGGTACGCGACGTACCTGCCGCAGTTCGCCACGCTCCACCAGATCACGACGCTCGGGGCCGCGCTGCTGTTCGTCGGCGGGCTCATCTGGGTGTACAACCTGTTCGTCTCCTGGATGGAGGGCCAGCACGTGCAGAGCGGCGACCCCTGGAAGCTCGCGGACAAGAACCTCAACACCGCCGAGTGGGACTGGTTCGAACGGCAGCGCGAGACCGCGGTGGTCGACGGCGGCCGTGAGGAGGACGTCCGGGCCGACGGCGGCGAGGACGCGGAGCACGACGGGGAGTAA
- a CDS encoding universal stress protein, which produces MYHVVLGVDEDEQRAESAAREIANLPGGSDEKRVTLIHVFQDNPSGASATQVASVRDAEEVLKAAGVDVSISEASGDPADAILELAEEDDADLVVVGGRKRSPAGKALFGSVTQTVILNAGRPVMVTGVPTEA; this is translated from the coding sequence ATGTACCACGTCGTACTCGGCGTCGACGAGGACGAGCAGCGCGCGGAATCCGCGGCCCGGGAGATCGCGAACCTTCCCGGCGGGTCCGACGAGAAACGGGTCACGCTCATCCACGTCTTCCAGGACAACCCGAGCGGCGCGTCCGCCACGCAGGTCGCGTCCGTCCGGGACGCGGAGGAGGTGCTGAAGGCCGCGGGCGTCGACGTGTCGATCAGCGAGGCGAGCGGCGACCCGGCCGACGCGATCCTCGAACTCGCCGAGGAGGATGACGCAGACCTCGTCGTCGTCGGCGGGCGGAAACGCTCGCCGGCGGGCAAGGCGCTGTTCGGCAGCGTCACCCAGACGGTGATCCTCAACGCCGGGCGGCCGGTGATGGTGACCGGCGTCCCGACGGAAGCGTAG
- a CDS encoding TIGR04206 family protein, with product MTGSRGGGRRGERSPDARPLAARAFGTAGRATPARVVAAVLLVGLLPWSVQTFVGGEVLFRFVWGAASARGGLVQSFDPRFAVSVLTDYPLFSGPPLLLRWVLAALVWTLAVLSAATGFVDAEDPRVTAGLLALAGVSNLAVALEFGVQPGRAAYPVGTVTMLAVAGWRYLAARLAART from the coding sequence GTGACCGGGTCGCGGGGCGGCGGGCGGCGGGGCGAACGCTCGCCGGACGCACGGCCGCTCGCCGCACGAGCGTTCGGGACTGCCGGTCGCGCGACGCCCGCCCGGGTCGTCGCCGCGGTCCTGCTGGTCGGTCTCCTCCCCTGGTCGGTCCAGACGTTCGTCGGCGGGGAGGTGCTGTTTCGGTTCGTCTGGGGCGCGGCGAGTGCCCGAGGCGGCCTCGTTCAGAGTTTCGACCCTCGCTTTGCCGTCTCGGTGCTGACCGACTACCCGCTGTTCTCCGGCCCGCCGCTGCTGCTCCGGTGGGTGCTCGCGGCGCTGGTCTGGACGCTCGCCGTCCTGTCGGCAGCGACCGGGTTCGTCGACGCCGAGGACCCGCGCGTCACCGCGGGACTGCTGGCGCTCGCGGGCGTCTCCAACCTCGCGGTCGCGCTGGAGTTCGGCGTCCAGCCCGGGCGGGCCGCGTACCCGGTCGGAACGGTCACGATGTTGGCCGTCGCCGGCTGGCGGTACTTGGCGGCCCGACTCGCGGCGCGGACGTGA